A window of the Myxococcales bacterium genome harbors these coding sequences:
- a CDS encoding flagellar brake protein, producing the protein MAPENNQPEAIIFKKNEVSPNFQVGTPIFFELTQKSRRLRAQATLIGWSRPHILITSLPMESRLLIIPTGTELIVRYLLEGAVYGFITRLIHKQQEPFGMWILEYPEVVEIKNLRRSPRIPLYLKVGTGTGDEWEMLDLSNFGALLVSNDEQFIGDDVELSFTLPDGNQVDNLKTKVVRVNYSKEESLVGVQFDEDDLVNLGKIKKYIESCLRRQVVSQNLK; encoded by the coding sequence ATGGCTCCTGAAAACAATCAACCCGAGGCCATCATTTTCAAAAAAAACGAGGTCTCGCCCAATTTCCAGGTCGGAACCCCGATTTTTTTCGAATTAACGCAAAAAAGCCGGCGGTTGCGCGCCCAGGCGACGCTGATCGGCTGGTCCCGGCCGCATATTCTGATCACCTCGCTGCCCATGGAAAGCCGCCTGTTGATCATTCCGACGGGCACCGAATTGATCGTCCGCTATCTGTTGGAAGGTGCGGTTTACGGCTTCATCACTCGGCTGATCCACAAACAGCAAGAACCGTTCGGCATGTGGATTCTGGAATATCCGGAAGTCGTCGAAATCAAAAACCTGCGTCGCAGCCCGCGTATCCCACTTTACCTGAAGGTCGGCACCGGCACCGGCGACGAATGGGAAATGCTGGATCTTTCCAATTTCGGCGCGCTCCTGGTTTCCAACGACGAGCAATTCATCGGCGACGACGTGGAACTGTCCTTCACCCTACCCGACGGCAATCAGGTCGATAACCTGAAAACCAAGGTCGTCCGGGTCAATTATTCCAAGGAAGAAAGCCTGGTCGGTGTGCAATTCGACGAAGACGACCTCGTAAACCTTGGAAAAATAAAGAAATATATCGAAAGCTGCCTGCGGCGGCAGGTCGTCTCGCAGAATCTCAAATAG
- a CDS encoding chemotaxis protein CheX → MNVEFVNPFLSAILNVLSTMAMTEAKAGKPFIKSSNMASGEVTGMIGLAGNQVRGSLAINFSREAILHIASQMLGESFTEIDDTVKDVVGEITNMVTGGAKKSLAEQGYRFEMAIPTTITGKSHTITHKTHGPIIVVPFTIDGTGEFYVEVCFEDV, encoded by the coding sequence ATGAACGTCGAATTCGTGAACCCTTTCCTCAGCGCTATTTTAAACGTTCTCTCCACCATGGCGATGACCGAGGCAAAGGCCGGGAAGCCGTTTATCAAATCTTCCAATATGGCCAGCGGCGAGGTCACCGGCATGATCGGCCTGGCGGGCAATCAGGTTCGCGGCTCGCTGGCGATCAATTTCTCGCGCGAAGCCATCCTGCACATCGCATCACAGATGCTGGGTGAAAGCTTCACGGAAATCGACGACACCGTGAAGGACGTGGTCGGCGAAATCACCAACATGGTCACCGGCGGCGCGAAGAAAAGCCTGGCCGAACAGGGCTACCGCTTTGAAATGGCCATCCCGACCACCATCACCGGCAAAAGCCATACGATCACCCACAAGACCCACGGCCCGATCATCGTCGTGCCCTTTACCATCGACGGCACCGGTGAATTCTACGTTGAAGTCTGTTTCGAGGACGTGTGA
- a CDS encoding DUF4388 domain-containing protein: MEKILIVINNRGELRRISTFFEKEGFEVIPAADGLAGFDLFKEHLPAAIVIDVLIPKLSGGELCQRIKSDPDGDQIPIVIVSSLFRQTNMAERVLKLWKADRYYQSPYMPKALVEDVEKLIAARPPRERPSRPPATAAAPPETTSATNRPTPAHAAREPEISLDDLLDKTLADIAGTELLDRAPKVAQINEGIKPPSGADNPLADLLAEMTDLFEAKPPAAAAAEPLTEELPELAEVDAAESDEEFPREGLLEEISVPELMAYLYYSRKTGILELSHQGNYKHVYFDEGRAVYVESESRQESLGQVLMRQGIVSEQDVMLSLENMAAFGRRQGGAMVELGILNPMQLYQALRQQMREKLLNLFQWLEGSYYFDEVAFDKLSLTIFELPMPRLILDGVLHSYDAASVEEMFAEVGDQVVVPAEPLPFDRRMVELGEEIWRLHSLIDGRRTLAEIVAASPLEREQTFLLLYAMLILRMFDRRREEEEAPARPPQPASPPRPARTVVEPTFAEDVTVDLTEIDWQDPESEAPAPVDLKPIDESPAAPAATAGDDDLLFVFEDAPETTAPIPASPPPPSSELAPDLEAELAQFEQQEIKPSPAGELAPIDEVEADQSAVDDEWIQGLLNLFLRIEQSNHYELLDVPRNAGELAIKMAYHNLVKKYHADKIATLSDPELKDKANRVVQSLTLAYNVLANVAKRAEYDRRLSGMGEELKERRITTILAAERAFNQGVLSLRRGRFAEAETHFREACDLFPEEGEYHAFYGWACFNNSERPEGERSNQARESIERSIKINPKGDKGYFFLGKILLGFGNKEKARQMFALAFRYNKNNEEAKGELRKLQVDRERERVELEGKEKEKLGSLLKKDIDFSSVKRTIKKIFF; encoded by the coding sequence GTGGAAAAAATCCTCATTGTCATTAACAACCGCGGCGAATTGCGCCGCATTTCCACCTTTTTCGAAAAAGAAGGCTTCGAGGTCATACCGGCCGCGGACGGCCTGGCGGGGTTCGACCTGTTCAAGGAGCATTTGCCGGCCGCGATCGTCATCGACGTGCTGATTCCCAAACTGTCGGGCGGCGAACTCTGCCAGCGGATCAAGAGCGATCCGGACGGCGATCAAATCCCCATCGTGATCGTCAGCAGCCTCTTTCGCCAGACCAACATGGCCGAACGCGTTCTCAAATTGTGGAAAGCCGATCGCTATTACCAATCGCCTTACATGCCCAAGGCGCTGGTCGAGGACGTCGAGAAATTGATCGCCGCGCGGCCCCCGCGCGAGCGGCCGAGCCGGCCGCCGGCGACCGCGGCCGCCCCGCCCGAAACCACGTCGGCGACGAACCGGCCCACGCCGGCCCACGCGGCGCGCGAGCCGGAAATCTCGCTCGACGATCTGCTCGATAAAACGCTGGCGGACATCGCCGGCACGGAATTGCTCGATCGCGCCCCGAAGGTCGCCCAGATCAACGAAGGCATCAAACCCCCGTCCGGCGCCGACAACCCGCTGGCCGATCTGCTGGCCGAGATGACCGATTTGTTCGAAGCCAAGCCGCCGGCGGCCGCGGCCGCCGAGCCGCTCACGGAAGAACTTCCGGAGCTGGCTGAGGTCGACGCGGCGGAAAGCGACGAGGAATTTCCGCGCGAGGGGCTGCTGGAGGAAATCAGCGTTCCCGAGCTGATGGCCTATCTTTATTACAGCCGGAAGACCGGCATTCTCGAGCTGTCGCACCAGGGCAATTACAAGCACGTTTATTTCGACGAGGGCCGCGCCGTCTACGTCGAAAGCGAAAGCCGCCAGGAAAGCCTGGGCCAGGTGTTGATGCGGCAGGGGATCGTCAGCGAGCAGGACGTCATGCTCTCGCTCGAAAACATGGCCGCCTTCGGGCGCCGGCAGGGCGGGGCGATGGTCGAGCTGGGCATCCTCAACCCGATGCAGCTCTACCAGGCCCTGCGCCAGCAGATGCGCGAGAAACTGCTCAATCTCTTTCAATGGCTCGAAGGTTCGTACTACTTCGACGAAGTCGCCTTCGACAAGCTCAGCCTGACGATTTTCGAATTGCCGATGCCGCGGCTCATCCTCGACGGCGTTTTGCATTCTTACGACGCAGCCTCGGTGGAGGAGATGTTCGCCGAGGTGGGCGATCAGGTGGTGGTGCCCGCGGAACCGTTGCCGTTCGACCGCCGGATGGTCGAATTGGGCGAGGAAATCTGGCGGCTGCATTCCCTGATCGACGGCCGGCGGACGCTCGCCGAAATCGTCGCCGCCTCGCCGCTCGAACGCGAACAGACCTTCCTGCTCCTTTATGCCATGTTGATTTTACGGATGTTCGACCGGCGCCGCGAGGAAGAAGAGGCTCCCGCCCGGCCGCCGCAGCCCGCCTCGCCGCCGCGCCCGGCGCGCACCGTGGTCGAACCCACCTTTGCCGAGGATGTCACGGTCGATTTGACCGAGATCGACTGGCAGGATCCGGAAAGCGAGGCGCCGGCGCCCGTCGATTTGAAACCGATCGACGAATCCCCCGCCGCGCCGGCCGCGACCGCCGGTGACGACGATCTGTTGTTCGTCTTTGAAGATGCACCGGAAACGACGGCGCCCATTCCAGCGTCGCCCCCGCCGCCGAGCAGCGAACTGGCGCCCGACCTGGAAGCGGAGTTGGCGCAATTCGAGCAGCAGGAAATCAAGCCGTCGCCGGCCGGCGAACTGGCGCCGATCGACGAGGTGGAAGCCGACCAGTCCGCGGTGGACGACGAATGGATTCAGGGGTTGCTGAATCTGTTTTTGCGGATCGAGCAAAGCAATCACTACGAATTGCTCGACGTGCCGCGCAACGCCGGCGAGCTGGCGATCAAGATGGCCTATCACAACCTGGTGAAAAAATACCACGCCGACAAGATCGCCACGCTGAGCGACCCGGAACTGAAAGACAAGGCCAACCGCGTGGTGCAATCGCTGACCCTGGCCTACAACGTGCTGGCGAACGTGGCGAAACGCGCCGAATACGACCGGCGGCTTTCGGGCATGGGCGAGGAACTGAAGGAACGCCGCATCACCACGATCCTGGCCGCCGAACGCGCCTTCAACCAGGGCGTGCTGTCATTGCGGCGCGGGCGTTTCGCCGAGGCCGAAACCCACTTCCGGGAGGCGTGCGACCTGTTCCCGGAGGAAGGCGAGTATCACGCCTTTTACGGCTGGGCCTGCTTCAACAACTCCGAACGCCCCGAGGGCGAGCGCTCCAACCAGGCCCGCGAATCGATCGAACGGTCGATCAAAATCAATCCGAAGGGCGACAAGGGCTATTTCTTCCTGGGCAAAATCCTGCTGGGCTTCGGCAACAAGGAAAAAGCCCGCCAGATGTTCGCGCTGGCTTTCCGCTACAACAAAAACAACGAGGAAGCGAAGGGCGAACTGCGCAAGCTGCAGGTCGACCGCGAGCGCGAACGCGTCGAGCTGGAAGGCAAGGAAAAGGAAAAGCTCGGCAGCCTGCTGAAAAAAGACATCGATTTTTCCAGCGTCAAACGAACGATCAAAAAAATCTTCTTCTGA
- a CDS encoding tetratricopeptide repeat protein, producing the protein MVWSVVIAVFSWAFVSCYRVFSHGKVKTPNLVNVNVARTLPPSTGEYKFEKARDLFVAGRNLLRAGDFSGLATLEEVLRSYPDSPQARQALLVIAATQRYQLKQPKKALAEYERFVRTYPEDAQVVRALAAIRSLSGELKETDSSDTLARLALAKVADNPPAKARLEKWLTPKP; encoded by the coding sequence GTGGTGTGGTCCGTGGTGATCGCCGTTTTTTCGTGGGCGTTCGTTTCCTGTTACCGCGTTTTTTCGCACGGGAAGGTTAAAACGCCCAACCTGGTCAACGTCAACGTCGCCCGCACCCTGCCGCCCTCGACCGGCGAATACAAATTTGAAAAGGCCCGCGACCTTTTCGTCGCCGGCCGCAATCTCTTGCGCGCCGGCGATTTCTCCGGCCTGGCGACGCTGGAGGAAGTGCTCCGGTCCTACCCCGATTCGCCGCAGGCACGCCAGGCGTTGCTGGTCATCGCCGCCACCCAGCGTTATCAGTTGAAGCAGCCGAAAAAGGCGCTCGCCGAGTACGAACGTTTCGTGCGGACCTACCCCGAGGACGCGCAGGTCGTCCGCGCCCTCGCCGCCATTCGTTCGTTGTCGGGTGAATTGAAGGAAACCGATTCGAGCGACACCCTGGCCCGCCTCGCGCTGGCGAAGGTCGCCGACAATCCCCCGGCGAAAGCCCGGCTGGAAAAGTGGCTGACCCCGAAACCTTAA
- a CDS encoding SDR family oxidoreductase produces the protein MNEFRFDGRVAIVTGAGRGLGRAHALLLASRGCKVLINDLGGAWTGEGGGSAEPAELVVREIKNEGGEAAANYDSVLDGAKIVQAALDHFGRVDIVINNAGILRDVSFHKMTDDDWNKILDVHVQGTYRLMHAAWPHLRDQNYGRVIMTTSAAGLYGNFGQVNYSTAKMAVIGMGLSLAAEGAKRNVHVNMIAPIAGSRMTETVLPKEICEKLKPEYVSPLVGYLCSEGCEENGAIYEVGAGVIARVRWLRSPGVALPLKDGLTMEKIAEHWPAANKMAGGQLVSSLQESSMITMQNLSSAE, from the coding sequence ATGAACGAGTTCCGTTTCGACGGGCGGGTGGCGATCGTCACGGGAGCGGGCCGCGGCTTGGGGCGGGCGCACGCGCTGTTGCTGGCGTCGCGCGGCTGCAAGGTGCTGATCAACGATCTGGGCGGCGCGTGGACCGGCGAAGGCGGCGGTTCGGCCGAACCGGCCGAGCTGGTCGTCCGGGAAATCAAAAACGAGGGCGGCGAGGCCGCGGCGAATTACGATTCGGTGCTCGACGGCGCGAAGATCGTTCAGGCGGCGCTGGACCATTTCGGCCGGGTGGACATCGTCATCAACAACGCGGGCATTTTGCGCGATGTGTCGTTTCACAAAATGACCGACGACGACTGGAACAAAATCCTCGACGTTCACGTCCAGGGCACCTACCGCCTCATGCACGCCGCCTGGCCGCACCTGCGCGACCAGAATTACGGCCGCGTCATCATGACCACCTCGGCGGCGGGCCTCTACGGCAACTTCGGGCAGGTCAATTACTCGACCGCGAAAATGGCCGTCATCGGGATGGGCCTGTCGCTGGCCGCTGAGGGCGCCAAGCGCAACGTCCACGTCAACATGATCGCCCCGATCGCCGGCAGCCGCATGACCGAAACGGTGCTGCCCAAGGAAATCTGCGAGAAGCTCAAACCCGAGTACGTCTCGCCGCTGGTCGGCTACCTGTGCAGCGAGGGCTGCGAGGAAAACGGCGCGATTTACGAGGTCGGCGCGGGCGTCATCGCGCGGGTGCGCTGGCTGCGGTCGCCCGGCGTGGCGCTGCCGCTCAAGGACGGCCTCACCATGGAAAAAATCGCCGAGCATTGGCCGGCCGCCAACAAAATGGCGGGCGGGCAGCTCGTTTCCTCGTTGCAGGAATCGAGCATGATCACCATGCAGAACCTATCGTCGGCCGAGTAA
- a CDS encoding protease inhibitor I42 family protein has translation MINRLVVLGLCLAITLAVAPTDDSWDETNDGKTVSLQAGRSATLTLTMAAGTGYKWELAPVDAAVLAVAGPEIEPSKDPLLMGGPVKMRWTLTAKGAGEVELKARLIRSWQADQPAKTVTIRVTVQ, from the coding sequence TTGATTAACCGTTTGGTCGTTTTAGGCTTGTGTCTGGCGATCACCCTGGCGGTCGCCCCGACGGACGATTCCTGGGACGAAACCAACGACGGCAAAACCGTCTCGCTCCAAGCCGGTCGGTCGGCGACCTTGACGCTCACCATGGCCGCCGGCACGGGTTACAAGTGGGAATTGGCGCCCGTGGACGCGGCCGTTCTGGCCGTGGCCGGGCCGGAAATCGAGCCGTCGAAAGATCCGTTGCTCATGGGCGGGCCGGTCAAGATGCGCTGGACGCTGACGGCCAAGGGCGCCGGCGAAGTCGAATTGAAAGCTCGCCTGATCCGCTCCTGGCAAGCGGACCAGCCGGCGAAGACGGTCACGATCCGCGTTACGGTGCAGTAA